The Thermoproteota archaeon DNA window ATATACAGCAGAGACCTGTTGATGGTGGCCGCCGCCTCCCTCATGATGGGTTGGAGTCAGGGGTTGGTCGATTCCGGTGTGATGATAGTTCTATCGGAGGCCGGAGGGAGGGCGAGGCACGGCCTTAGTTTGGGTATAATGGAGGCCTCTGTTTACGGTGGATACACGGCTGGGTCATTCTTGGGAGGCTACGTGTCCGAGGTCAGGAACATACCCGATGCCTTCTACATAACGTTGGTCGCCTCGGCCCTAGCTCTTATTCTCTCCTTGGTGGGCATCTCCGAAACGAGGGTCGAGGGAGCAGAAGTAGAGGAGATGCCCACGGTCCAAGCGTATTCCATGTGTTTAAGAAGCGGGACCCTGAGGCTCACCTACTTCCTCGGCCACGTAGCTCAGTTCTCTGATGCGCTCATATGGGGACTCTTACCCCTCTACCTGAGTTCCTTGGGGTTCGGGACCACCCAGATTGGTTTCATACAGGGTCTGAACACTCTATCTTGGGCCCTCCTGATGCCGTTCTCCGGGAGGATCTCGGATGTTTTCGGGAGGAGGATCCCCATCTTCATGGGATTCTCCATCAAGGCTGTCAGCATATATCTTCTCCACTCCCTAGGAGATCCCCTATATTTAGCTCTAGCCTCCGTCACCTTGGGGCTGGGTGTGGGCCTCTACTACCCTATACTCCCCGCCATCTCGGCTGACGCAGCCCCACCCACGGTGAGGGGACGATCAATGGGCCTGTACACATCGCTCAGGGACTTCGGCTATATGACTGGTGCCCTGACCTTGGGAGCCGTGGGCGAGGTCTACGGGTTCGGAGGTACCTTCATGCTCACCGCCCTGATGATGGCCGCTGGATCCTTCCTCATCTTCCTTATGAAGGAGACGAGGCCCTTCTGGCCAGCCTACGACATGGTGGTGGATCACGCTTCAAAGGTCGTGAAGGCGGTAGAGAGCTTCGCCGACATGGTGAGCAATTACTCAAGTGGGGTAAGGGATGAGAGGAGCTTCAAGATGGTCAAGGAGTTTGAGAGGCAAGCTGACGAGATCAGGATAGCCATAGACAGGCAACTTTGGTTCAGCAGTCTCTCGGGCCAAGACAAAGCAGACTTCGCTAGGCTCGTCGGTAGGGTGGACAGGATCGCTTCTTTCGCCTTGGGCGCATCGAGGAGGCTCAGAACCCTCAATCCAGAAGATATACCCCCGAAGATAAGGGAGCTCATGAGGGAGATGGCTAGGGTCTCCAAGTGGATCTCAAACAGGCTCTTCAGGGCAATAGAGATCATAAGAGAAGACATCGAGTCATCATTGGATATCGTGAGCGAGATAGACACGCTCGAGTCGGTGTTCGATGAATTACATCAGCAGGCAATGGAGGAGTTGCTTCACGTGGAGATAGATGTGGTCAAGCTCATGAACCTGAGGGACTTCGTGGAGCTCTTCGAGAACATGATAGATGCTGTTGAGGACGCGTCAGACGTGTTAAGAGTTATAGCGTTCAAGCATATGGCCTGGCCGGTGTGAGATTGAGGAAGCCGGGAAACTTCTCTTTCGTGGACGAGCATGTGGCGGGTTCCGCTCTTCCCTATTCACCGGAAGAGATCGATTGGCTGGCAAATAAGGGAATAAAGGTCGTGGTATCGCTCGTGAAGTCGGAGGAGTATGACGAGCGTGTGATCGAGAGATTGAGGGAGCTGGGAATGGAGCATTATTTCTTTCCCATCGAGAACTTCTCGGCTCCGCCCGTAGAGCTCCTAGCTCAGATAGTCGACCTGATAAACCAGAAAGTTGGGGAGGGAAAGAAGGTGCTGGTCCACTGTTTGGCGGGATGCGGGAGGACCGGCACCGTTCTGGCCGCTTACTTCGTCTCAAAAGGAATGCGGCCTGATGAAGCCATCGAGCACCTCAGATCCATGAGGCCTTGCTCCATAGAGACCCAGCAGCAGTACGATGCGATCTGGTTCTATTACACCTACTTCAAGGGGAGAACTCGCTCTCTATCTCCTCGGCGAGGGCCTTGAGCGCGCCCTCCTCGTAGGTCAGGTCCCTTATGCTGAGCACACCGACTGGGATGCCGTCCTCGTTTACAACTACGAGGTGCCTGATTCTGTGCTCCCTCATGAGCTTAGCTGCCTTATAGAGGGTGTCCGTGTCCTTCACCGTGACGACATCCTTGGTCATGAGCTCTTCGACCTTGGCATCCTCCTTGTTGCTGGCCAAGGCCCTGATGATGTCCCTCTCAGAGAGGACCCCCACCACCTTTCGGGGGTCGCTTGAGTCCACAACCACCAAGAAGCCGATCCCCTTGTTCGCCATCACCTTAGCCGCTTCTCTTACGGTCTTGTCCGGGGTAACGCTTATGAAGCCGTACCCCTTCAGGAGATCTCCAACCTTCATATAAGGCATCCTCTTCGCCCCCCTCACCAGTGAGGGGAATTCTAAAAAAGTTATGGTTCGAACGGAGGACTGTGAAAAATTTAGGATGGTAGGGGATCAGGGGTTGGGTATCTCTTCGTAAAGCTTCTCGTATCTCTCCACCGCGGCCTGTCTCCAGATCTTCTGCATCTTGTTGGCGAAGGCCGTGTCCCTCAACTTCTCATTGATCTGCTTGGCGTATTCTAGTGTGAAGGAGACTTGCTTGCCGTCCTCGGTCCACGTAAGAGGTCTTCCCAGTTCCCTAGAGAACTTCTTGAACTGCTCCTCGGTGAGCTTGCCCGCCTTGTAGGCCTTGACCAGTTTCGCCCATGTCCTCACGAGCTGGTCGTGTGGATCGCAGTACACCGAGTCGAAGTAGTACTTGAGAGAGAACAGGATCTCCGTGGCCAGCTTCTCATCGAAGGGTATGCCTATGTTGTTGACGGTCTGCTCATAGGCCCTCTTAAGATCAGGCCTCTCCTTACCCTCGGGAGTGTTGAACACATCGGCCCTGACGGGCATCCTGTTTATCTTCTTGTGGAGCCATATCTTCTGGCCCTCCACCGAAATCACCCATTTTATGAAGGCCTGAGCGGCGTCTGGATGCTTGGAGGTCTTCAGGAGGGCGATGGGATCGCCGTTGACTATGGACTCGTTGTATGGGAGTATGTACTTCAGGCCGGGGAACTCGATCTGGGCCCCGTACCCATAGAAGTCGATCATTATGCCTATGGGGGTCTCCCCAGTCTCCACAGCCGTGAGGGCCTCTACGGAACCGCCGTACGGCCTGCCATTGGCGGCCATCCTAGCTAGGATCTCCCATCCCTCGTCCCACCCGTACTTCTGGAGTATGATCTGATATATCCTAGTGTGAGATGTGGAGGTAAGGGCCCTAGCATAGGATATGGCTGGCTTAGGCAGGATCTTAGCCATCTCCGGGCTCGCCAAGTCCTTCCAAGATTTAGGCTCCGGTAGGCCGTACT harbors:
- a CDS encoding MFS transporter, producing MSGRDSGRIMVSAAMTTLSIGAGMGVQRAVLPLYVSGFVQQTYSYLFIVLLPILSFGAFKGLADLLAGYLSDKLGRKVAVVLGAGMFFAGTLLLIYSRDLLMVAAASLMMGWSQGLVDSGVMIVLSEAGGRARHGLSLGIMEASVYGGYTAGSFLGGYVSEVRNIPDAFYITLVASALALILSLVGISETRVEGAEVEEMPTVQAYSMCLRSGTLRLTYFLGHVAQFSDALIWGLLPLYLSSLGFGTTQIGFIQGLNTLSWALLMPFSGRISDVFGRRIPIFMGFSIKAVSIYLLHSLGDPLYLALASVTLGLGVGLYYPILPAISADAAPPTVRGRSMGLYTSLRDFGYMTGALTLGAVGEVYGFGGTFMLTALMMAAGSFLIFLMKETRPFWPAYDMVVDHASKVVKAVESFADMVSNYSSGVRDERSFKMVKEFERQADEIRIAIDRQLWFSSLSGQDKADFARLVGRVDRIASFALGASRRLRTLNPEDIPPKIRELMREMARVSKWISNRLFRAIEIIREDIESSLDIVSEIDTLESVFDELHQQAMEELLHVEIDVVKLMNLRDFVELFENMIDAVEDASDVLRVIAFKHMAWPV
- a CDS encoding dual specificity protein phosphatase family protein; this translates as MRKPGNFSFVDEHVAGSALPYSPEEIDWLANKGIKVVVSLVKSEEYDERVIERLRELGMEHYFFPIENFSAPPVELLAQIVDLINQKVGEGKKVLVHCLAGCGRTGTVLAAYFVSKGMRPDEAIEHLRSMRPCSIETQQQYDAIWFYYTYFKGRTRSLSPRRGP
- a CDS encoding CBS domain-containing protein, encoding MPYMKVGDLLKGYGFISVTPDKTVREAAKVMANKGIGFLVVVDSSDPRKVVGVLSERDIIRALASNKEDAKVEELMTKDVVTVKDTDTLYKAAKLMREHRIRHLVVVNEDGIPVGVLSIRDLTYEEGALKALAEEIESEFSP
- a CDS encoding ABC transporter substrate-binding protein codes for the protein MNVKYLLVVIAILVIGAAVLFLLKPSGETTTTTQQTQKGIVLKIITRHASEIQEVTRERFLKTDIAKKYNIVDLQFYSPHVALWRDTILKQEPDVAWGGGPALFNELIRQGLLAPITDPDALKEIESLPDKIGGSEIKHYENGKLMWVAAAISSFGFSVNEPLLKKYGLPEPKSWKDLASPEMAKILPKPAISYARALTSTSHTRIYQIILQKYGWDEGWEILARMAANGRPYGGSVEALTAVETGETPIGIMIDFYGYGAQIEFPGLKYILPYNESIVNGDPIALLKTSKHPDAAQAFIKWVISVEGQKIWLHKKINRMPVRADVFNTPEGKERPDLKRAYEQTVNNIGIPFDEKLATEILFSLKYYFDSVYCDPHDQLVRTWAKLVKAYKAGKLTEEQFKKFSRELGRPLTWTEDGKQVSFTLEYAKQINEKLRDTAFANKMQKIWRQAAVERYEKLYEEIPNP